One window of Siniperca chuatsi isolate FFG_IHB_CAS linkage group LG19, ASM2008510v1, whole genome shotgun sequence genomic DNA carries:
- the ptchd1 gene encoding patched domain-containing protein 1, with the protein MLSAAPGLFGRWERLEPRPRARMLRQVLHAGLRTSFHALGRFVASHPVFFASAPVLISILLGASFSRYRVEDDVESLLAPKHSLAKIEGNLVDSLFPVNRSKHALYSDLQTPGRYGRVIVTTRKGSVLDPVHLDTILKLHRRIYQMQVTVPATGFNSFNYSFSYLCLPDDKNVCIIDDIIRAMEEIQSARNSNRSVPILWYPITQLADGRQAYIGHQLGVVQGWGPNGAVRGPGTGAKGEGVRSARALQLTYYLQARGGLMDRVASQWEKAFCAELQHFAALHPKLGLYPSTSSSLRTDFQFSSVLARRPLLASLGVCSVLAVLCCSMRDCVRSKPWLGLLALLSVTLSGLTAAGILNLTGATYNSTYLGIPFVMLGHGLFGSFEMLSSWRRTREDQHVKERVASVFEDVMLRFSSSTMLHLMTLGLAASPLTNMEAVRLFCRTAALAVTISYVYMLSFYSSCLVFTGYLETGYRHGCFCRRVPKPDRLDSKPAWYRCLMYTRYQDETQTTNPQHGVGHSHAHTPNPNLTHTHAHTHPHTVNNPATHEHGHVANSTHTHPHPHTHSAANTDPHPQDSHLLLGCVRRCYGDWITNTYVKPFVVLLYLVYISFGLMGFLQVTQGSDPSALVAMDTATVLYTRAQQRYFSSYSPVIGFYIYESAPYWNASVQRDLLEYAKGFQRISWLEAYLNYLSDRNQSTSQPRENFTHTLRHSFLREPQFAHFADDIIFAERGQGEEPDVAASRIFLVAKTTENKREEMSVLLDTLRRLSLTSRVRFLIFNPSFVYLDRYAAAVSSPLRHSLLAVLFLLGLSSLAVVEPLVSVWLGLTLLSVQFGVLGFMTLWGVELDCMSVLCLISALGHSADCSGPLLCGFASGRGESRTRWVRVALERHGVPSLQTLICYSAALVPVGSVRSNLTRTLFRCLTLTAGCSALHTLAFLPTLLTFLPPSKSRGPRPEGEGQRQEVECVEMNDSTRVVDQITTV; encoded by the exons ATGCTCAGCGCTGCTCCGGGGCTTTTCGGTCGGTGGGAGAGGCTCGAGCCGCGGCCGCGCGCTAGGATGCTGCGCCAGGTGTTGCACGCGGGCCTGAGGACCTCCTTCCACGCGCTGGGCCGGTTCGTGGCGAGCCACCCGGTGTTCTTCGCCTCGGCGCCCGTGCTCATCTCCATCCTGCTGGGGGCCAGCTTCAGCCGGTACCGCGTGGAGGACGACGTAGAGAGCCTGCTCGCGCCCAAGCACAGCCTGGCCAAGATAGAGGGCAACCTGGTGGATAGCCTGTTCCCCGTGAACCGCTCCAAGCACGCGCTCTACTCAGACCTGCAAACGCCGGGCCGCTACGGGCGCGTGATCGTCACCACCCGAAAGGGGAGTGTGCTGGACCCGGTTCATCTGGACACCATACTCAAG CTCCACAGGCGGATCTACCAGATGCAGGTGACGGTCCCGGCCACTGGCTTCAACAGCTTCAACTACTCCTTCTCCTACCTCTGTCTCCCCGATGACAAGAACGTCTGCATCATCGACGACATCATCCGTGCCATGGAGGAGATCCAGTCAGCTCGCAACTCCAACCGCTCCGTCCCAATCCTGTGGTACCCGATCACGCAGCTGGCAGATGGACGGCAGGCGTACATCGGCCACCAGCTGGGTGTTGTGCAGGGCTGGGGTCCCAACGGGGCGGTGCGTGGTCCAGGGACAGGAGCCAAGGGAGAAGGTGTACGTTCTGCAAGGGCCTTGCAGCTCACCTACTACCTCCAAGCCCGCGGCGGCCTGATGGACCGGGTGGCCAGCCAATGGGAAAAGGCCTTTTGTGCTGAGTTACAGCACTTTGCAGCGTTGCACCCTAAGTTGGGGCTGTACCCCTCCACTTCCTCTTCTCTGAGGACAGACTTCCAGTTCTCTTCAGTTCTGGCACGCCGTCCCCTGTTGGCCAGCTTGGGGGTGTGCAGTGTACTGGCCGTCCTCTGCTGCTCTATGAGGGACTGTGTGAGGTCTAAACCCTGGTTGGGACTGCTGgctctgctgtcagtcacactGTCAGGCCTCACTGCTGCTGGGATACTCAACCTGACCGGGGCCACCTACAACTCTACATACCTGGGCATCCCTTTCGTCATGCTTG GTCATGGGCTCTTCGGCTCCTTCGAGATGCTGTCATCATGGAGGCGAACCCGGGAGGACCAGCATGTGAAGGAGCGTGTGGCGAGCGTCTTCGAGGACGTCATGCTGCGTTTCTCCAGCTCCACCATGCTCCACCTGATGACCCTGGGCCTGGCCGCCTCACCGCTCACCAACATGGAGGCTGTCCGGCTCTTCTGCCGCACCGCCGCCTTGGCTGTCACCATCAGCTATGTTTACATGTTGTCCTTCTACAGTTCCTGTCTGGTGTTCACTGGATATTTAGAGACCGGGTACAGACATGGCTGCTTCTGCCGGCGAGTCCCTAAACCAGACCGACTGGACTCCAAACCGGCCTGGTACAGGTGTCTAATGTACACTCGTTACCAGGATGAGACTCAAACAACCAACCCACAACATGGGGTCGGTCACAGTCACGCTCACACGCCAAACCCTAACctaactcacacacatgcacacacgcacccACATACGGTGAACAACCCTGCCACACATGAACATGGCCATGTGGCtaattccacacacacacatccacacccacacacacattcagcagctAACACGGACCCTCATCCTCAGGACTCTCACCTTTTGCTGGGGTGTGTGAGGCGTTGCTATGGAGACTGGATCACTAACACCTATGTCAAACCCTTTGTGGTTCTGCTGTATCTGGTTTACATCTCCTTTGGATTGATGGGCTTCCTACAG GTGACCCAGGGTTCAGACCCCAGTGCACTGGTTGCCATGGACACGGCGACAGTATTGTACACCCGTGCCCAGCAGCGTTACTTCAGCTCATACTCCCCTGTCATTGGATTTTACATCTATGAAAGCGCCCCCTACTGGAATGCCTCAGTGCAGCGGGATCTGCTGGAATACGCCAAAGGCTTCCAGCGAATCAGCTGGCTGGAAGCTTACCTGAACTACCTGTCAGATCGCAACCAGTCCACCAGCCAGCCGCGGGAGAACTTCACCCACACGCTGCGCCACTCCTTCCTCCGCGAGCCCCAGTTCGCCCACTTTGCCGATGACATCATATTTGCGGAGCGCGGTCAGGGCGAGGAGCCCGATGTGGCGGCGTCCCGAATCTTCCTGGTGGCCAAGACTACAGAGAACAAGCGCGAGGAGATGTCAGTGCTGCTGGACACGCTGCGACGCCTGTCACTGACCTCACGTGTCCGCTTCCTAATCTTCAACCCCTCCTTCGTCTACTTGGACCGCTACGCTGCAGCGGTCAGCTCCCCCCTTAGACACTCACTGCTGGCGGTGCTCTTCCTGTTGGGTCTGTCCTCGCTGGCCGTCGTGGAGCCACTGGTCTCCGTGTGGCTGGGCCTCACCCTGCTCTCCGTCCAGTTTGGGGTGCTGGGCTTCATGACCTTATGGGGTGTGGAGCTGGACtgcatgtctgtgttgtgtttgatcTCAGCCTTGGGACACTCAGCAGACTGCAGTGGCCCCCTCCTTTGCGGTTTCGCCTCGGGTCGGGGTGAAAGCAGGACTCGCTGGGTGAGAGTGGCGCTGGAGAGACACGGGGTTCCCTCTCTACAGACGCTCATCTGCTACAGCGCCGCCCTGGTGCCTGTTGGCTCTGTTCGCTCCAACCTCACACGCACACTGTTTCGCTGCCTCACCCTCACGGCCGGCTGCTCAGCCCTGCACACTCTTGCGTTCCTGCCCACCCTCCTCACCTTCCTGCCTCCCTCCAAGAGCCGGGGACCCCGGCCTGAAGGAGAGGGGCAGAGACAGGAGGTGGAGTGTGTTGAAATGAACGACAGCACTCGAGTGGTCGACCAGATCACCACTGTCTGA